Within Sorangiineae bacterium MSr11367, the genomic segment CGACTATCGCACCAGTGCCAAACTCACGGAGGGCCGCATCGCCCTGGCCGTCGGCGACACCGCACAAGCCGCCGCATCGCTAGGCTTGGCATCGAGCCACTGTGATCCATTGTATTCTGCACTCGACAATACGCGTGCACATTACTGGCTCGGCCGGACACGTGAGGCGCTGGGAGATGTGGACAAAGCCTGCGACGCGTACCGAGTCGTCCTCGCTCGTTGGGGAAATGCGAAGCCGGCATCGGTCACGGCGAAGGACGCAAAGCAACGCAGCCGGGCACTTGCCTGCGGGCCGTGAATTCGCGGAGCTGGAGGGTCCATTGCCATCCGGCTAGGGCACGGTCCCCTTCCCCATTTCGATCGCGCGCTCGGCTTCGAGGCTTTGTAGGTCGCGGCCGAGGGTGGCGATGGCGAGCGTCTTGTCGCCCGCACGGAAGGCCAGTGTGGCGTCGCGCTGGGCGAGGCTGCCCGATACGTCGATGCGATCCCATCGCTCGGCGTGGCCAACGTAGGCGATGGGCACGTCGTAGTGCTGGCTCCAGAAGAACGGCACGACGTCGCAGACGGTGGCGCGCCCCAACATGTTCAACGCGGCAATCTGCCCGTGTCGTTCGGCCACGACCCAATGCTCGATTCGGATGTTCTGGCCGGTGTGAGGGTCGGGCCATCGTGCGATATCGCCGGCGGCCCAGATCCCCGGGGAGCTCGTCTTGAGATAGGCATCGACGCGGACGCCGCGCTCGATCATCAGGCCCGCTCGCTCGGCGAGTTCGACGTTGGGGCGGACCCCAATGCCAACGACGACGAGATCGGCGTCGAGCGACGCGCCGTCGTCGAGGATAACGGCCTTCTCGTCGATGCGATGGGCGGTATGGCCAAGATGAAATACGACGCCATGCTCCTCGTGGAGTGCACGGAGAAAGTCTCCGAGCTCCGTGCCCATGATCCGTTCCAGTGGCTTGTTTTCGGGCGCGACGACCGCAACTTCGAGTCCGCGGGCGCGGAGCGAAGCGGCGACTTCCAGTCCAATGAAGCTCGCTCCCACCACCACGGCCTTCTTGGCATGCTCGCAGCGCGAGATGATGGCGCGGCAATCGCCCAGGGATCGCAGATAGCGCACGTGCGGCAGCGTGGCCCCCGGGATCTGCAAGCGCACGGGTTCGGCTCCCGTGGCGAGTAAAAGTGCCCCATAGCCAAGTCGCGTTCCGTCGGCAAAAACCACCTGGCGCGCCTCGGGCTCGATGCGTTCCACCTGTGCGCCAAGGCGAAGATCGATCGTCTGCGCTTCGTAGAAGTCTGGAGACCGCAGCGGAATCCATTCCTCGGGCGCAGTGCCTGCAAGGTAATCCTTGGACAGATTGGGTCGGTCGCAGGGCAGCGCCGGATCCGCCCCCACCATGGTCACCTTTCCCGAGTACCCTTCGCGTCGCAGCATTTCGGCCGCGGCGTTGCCCGCGGCACCGGCGCCGACGATGACGACGGACTCGGGAGCTCCTGCCGGCGCGCGTTTGGCCTCCGGGGCGCGTTTGCCAAGCACGTAGAGCTTCCCCTCGCGCTGCTCCACATCGAAACACGCAACGGGATTGAGCGCGGGTGCGCGCACCGCCTCGCCCGTGCGCAGCGAAAAACAAGCGTGATGCCATGGGCAACGGACCGTGTCGCCCACACGCAGCCCTTCCGCCAAGGGCCCACCGTAATGCGTGCACGTGGCACCGATCGCAAAGACTTCACGACCTCGCCGCGCCACGAGCACGGCCTCGCCATGCGCGTGCCCTACCAACATGGCTCCGTCGGCCAGTTCCCCAATACCGATCCCCACCGCAAGATCGGGCCCCGCGAGCTTCGAGTCTCCACCGCCCATGGTTAGCTCCTTCGCGTCGATGGTACGCGCTTTCTACGAGGCGACCAAGGCCAGCCATCCGCCCCACGGTTGCGTTTCGTGGGACGGCGACGTCAACGGCTTCGACCGGCGCTAGCTATCGCCACGAGGTGCGCGAACCTTCGAGCGCGAGGGCGACGAAACTCGACAGAAGATAGCCCAGACGCTCTTCGTCGGCGTCCCACTCACGGGGACCACCGACGTGCTCGTGGCAGACCACGCCGGCGAGGCGGTCGTGCGCCCAGATGGGAACATCGAGCATGGCACCGATGCCAAGTGGCTCGAGGTACGACTTGGCCAGGCACGCGGTGCGCGCGTCTTTTCTCGCGTCGTTCGCAATGATGGTGCGTTCGTAGCCGAGCGCCGCGAAGTACGGCGCATACTGCGTCGCGAAAAGCTCGCCGCCGCCGCCACCGTGCGTTCCCTTGTCCATATCGAACAAATCGACGCAGGTGATCTTGGTGCGCTTGTCGTCGATGAGCCAGACGCTGACACGCGCGATATCCATCGCATAGCTTGCGGCTTCGTTGGTGCGGCGAGCCGCTTCACGGATGTTGCCCAGCATGAGCGAGCGTTGGCTCATGATATCGACGAAGCTTTCCATATGGCGGCGCAGCTTGGCGACCAGT encodes:
- a CDS encoding FAD-dependent oxidoreductase, translated to MGGGDSKLAGPDLAVGIGIGELADGAMLVGHAHGEAVLVARRGREVFAIGATCTHYGGPLAEGLRVGDTVRCPWHHACFSLRTGEAVRAPALNPVACFDVEQREGKLYVLGKRAPEAKRAPAGAPESVVIVGAGAAGNAAAEMLRREGYSGKVTMVGADPALPCDRPNLSKDYLAGTAPEEWIPLRSPDFYEAQTIDLRLGAQVERIEPEARQVVFADGTRLGYGALLLATGAEPVRLQIPGATLPHVRYLRSLGDCRAIISRCEHAKKAVVVGASFIGLEVAASLRARGLEVAVVAPENKPLERIMGTELGDFLRALHEEHGVVFHLGHTAHRIDEKAVILDDGASLDADLVVVGIGVRPNVELAERAGLMIERGVRVDAYLKTSSPGIWAAGDIARWPDPHTGQNIRIEHWVVAERHGQIAALNMLGRATVCDVVPFFWSQHYDVPIAYVGHAERWDRIDVSGSLAQRDATLAFRAGDKTLAIATLGRDLQSLEAERAIEMGKGTVP
- a CDS encoding GAF domain-containing protein, which encodes MGYRCAQFFREAEKIGGIPAKVRLASLACITSAEAAASNDDLRLVTRLKDALEQVRTEIDTRTGGFLDQATIATGNNAKLVAKLRRHMESFVDIMSQRSLMLGNIREAARRTNEAASYAMDIARVSVWLIDDKRTKITCVDLFDMDKGTHGGGGGELFATQYAPYFAALGYERTIIANDARKDARTACLAKSYLEPLGIGAMLDVPIWAHDRLAGVVCHEHVGGPREWDADEERLGYLLSSFVALALEGSRTSWR